The genomic segment GAAAAACCCACACAATTCCACCCCACCTCATTCCCTACAGGGCAAACATCTGGGCTATGAAGGAGATTGGTGTTGAAAGAATACTTGCAACATCAGCTTCAGGCTCTTTGAATGAGAATATGAAGCCAGGTGATTTTGTGATAATAGACCAATTTCTTGACTTTACCCACGATAGAGACTTTACATTCTTTGACTCAGTGGGGAAGGTTGTTCATACAGATATGACAGATCCATACTGCCCGGAGATGAGAGATGTTATAAGAAAGGTTATGGAGAAGGAAGGGGTAAGATTTCATTTTGCTGGAACATATGTTGCCATGAATGGACCAAGATATGAGTCAAGGGCAGAGATAAAGATGTTAAAGATTCTTGGCGGTGATATTGTTGGTATGACTGGTGTTCCTGAGGTGACTCTTGCCAGAGAGTTGGGACTTTGCTATGCCTCCATTGGAATAGTGACCAATTTTGCTGCAGGAATAACAGACGAGATGATAACCCATGAAGAGGTGAAGAGACTCATGGATGAGAAGAGTGAGATACTGAAGAAGATAATAATTGAGGTAATTAAACTAATTCCAGAGGAAAGACACTGCAACTGCAGATTTGCACCAGGCGAAGTCTAACCCTTATGTTATAATTCCTTTGAGGAGGAAATATGAATACGATAAAAAAGAGATACATCCTTGATGAAAAAAAGAGAATTGTAGAGGTTATTATTCCGTACGAGTACTGGAAAAAGATTGAGAAATTAATCAGAGAGAAGAAGGGAACAAGTAAAAAAACTTTAATGAAGTATTCCGGAGTCATCACACTTACTAAAGATCCAGAGAAGTATCAAAAAGAGATTAGAGGTGAGTGGTAATTTTCAATCTAACCTTCTTAACAAAGGATAAAGAGATAAAGAAGATAAAAGAGGTGAAATTCTACAAAGGGATCTAACCCTTATGTTATAATTCCTTTTAGTGAGAGTTCATACACTGGTTGTTGAGATAGGCTCAACTATTACAAAGGTATCTGCTTTCTCCTCTTTAAAGGGGAGAAATCCAAGATATTTAGGAAAGGGCATAGCAAAAACAACTGTTGATGAGGGAGATGTTACAAGGGGGCTTGAGAGAGCCATAGATGACCTCAAAAATAAACTTGGCACGCACAAACTCACATGGACACATCTCTTTGGAAACTCCTCTGCTGCAGGTGGTCTTAGAATGACAGTTCATGGGCTTGTCCTTGAGATGACTGCAAAGGCGGCAAAAGAGGCAGCTCTTGGTGCAGGAGCCATTGTGAAGCTTATAACTGCAGGACTTATAACCCCGCATGATTTGAAAAAGATTGAGGAGATAAAGCCAAATATAATACTTCTATCAGGGGGTGTTGATTTTGGAGAGGATAGGATTGTTGTTGAGAATGCAAAAAGATTATCCACCATCTCTATAAAACCACCTGTTGTGTTTGCAGGGAATCGCGCAGTAAGGGATATAGTTAGGGATATATTTAAGAGTAAAGGTTTCAAAGTATACATAACTGAAAATGTTTATCCCGAAATTGACAAATTAAATATTGAGCCTGTAAGGAAGGTGATTCAAGGAGTTTTTGAGGAACACATAATCCATGCCCCAGGAATGGAAAAGATAAGGAATTGGGTTGAGGGGGATATAATTCCAACTCCAGGAGCTGTGATGAATTCCTTTATGCTTCTCTACAAGGAAATAGGAGACATAATGGGATTTGATGTTGGAGGAGCAACAACTGATGTTCACTCTGTTACGAAGGGTAAAAAGGATAAGGATTCTATTGTTATATATCCAGAACCTATAGCCAAGAGAACTGTGGAGGGAGACCTCGGTGTCTATGTTTCTGCAAAGAATGTGCTTAACGAGATAGATCCTCTAAATAGAGAAGAGATAGAGAAGAAGTTTAAGTATCTTTCTCCAATCC from the Caldisericia bacterium genome contains:
- the mtnP gene encoding S-methyl-5'-thioadenosine phosphorylase — its product is MGKKFGVIGGSGFYDLPGVKEREKKEIITPFGSVEVSIGEIGDREIVFVPRHGKTHTIPPHLIPYRANIWAMKEIGVERILATSASGSLNENMKPGDFVIIDQFLDFTHDRDFTFFDSVGKVVHTDMTDPYCPEMRDVIRKVMEKEGVRFHFAGTYVAMNGPRYESRAEIKMLKILGGDIVGMTGVPEVTLARELGLCYASIGIVTNFAAGITDEMITHEEVKRLMDEKSEILKKIIIEVIKLIPEERHCNCRFAPGEV
- a CDS encoding glutamate mutase L, yielding MRVHTLVVEIGSTITKVSAFSSLKGRNPRYLGKGIAKTTVDEGDVTRGLERAIDDLKNKLGTHKLTWTHLFGNSSAAGGLRMTVHGLVLEMTAKAAKEAALGAGAIVKLITAGLITPHDLKKIEEIKPNIILLSGGVDFGEDRIVVENAKRLSTISIKPPVVFAGNRAVRDIVRDIFKSKGFKVYITENVYPEIDKLNIEPVRKVIQGVFEEHIIHAPGMEKIRNWVEGDIIPTPGAVMNSFMLLYKEIGDIMGFDVGGATTDVHSVTKGKKDKDSIVIYPEPIAKRTVEGDLGVYVSAKNVLNEIDPLNREEIEKKFKYLSPIPEKRREVNLTKKLAEICVKTALLRHVGEVRYLYTPTGKIKAIFGKDLRNVKWVVGTGGVFTHIPSMKTFLKRLFKNTENERLLLPTNPKILIDKYYIFSAMGTISNLYPIGAKKLLLESLGFKDNLF